One genomic region from Cyanobium usitatum str. Tous encodes:
- a CDS encoding U32 family peptidase: MRIPELLAPAGNWQALRAAVANGADAVYFGVEVFNARMRAANFQREELPELMHWLHRRGVKGFLTVNVLVFSDELVEAAVLIRAAAAAHVDALIVQDVGLARLARKLAPELAVHGSTQMSITSAAGVAMAAALGCERVVLARELTLTDLDRLQRQLQQRQLAMPLEVFVHGALCVAYSGQCLTSEALGQRSANRGECAQACRLPYQLIVDGEERDLQDQRYLLSPQDLSAWELLPQLEQIGIASLKIEGRLKEATYVAAVTDAYRQGLDRLAEGLPSAPQSAEQRRSLELSFSRGLSTGWLGGLDHQALVHGRWSKKRGPQVGVLERCSAGGWWIIQTQAALKPGDGLVFEAPGSGPFEPPAEVGGRLMAVQQRPMGRLAVRLGPGRIENRGLSAGSPCWLTSDPALESQWQRMAGQATPECTRGLRLRLQGRLGEPLELRVEWAEGLDPAAIVQIKLRSASALQGASEQPLDKPRLQTQLGRLGGTCWRLEQLELALEGALFLPLAQLNKLRRDLVEALAAIEPGPSCYQAPLAGDTADFSELLQSLSSPGSDRAENSDPQLVVLVRSLEQLKALRDQPVASVIADLDQPAELREAVAIGRGCWPGGIWLAGARITRPDERWTLEPLVRAAPDGYLVRNADQLEVLTPLAPCCGDFSLNIANPVTAAWFLDHWKLQRITASYDLDLQQMLALLRGCPPGQVEVTAHQHMPLFHMEHCLFCAFLSDGHDHTDCGRPCEKHKVLLRDRSGSEHPLKADLGCRNTLFNGRAQTAAEALPQLMRAGVRQFRIELLQESAAESQHRVQQYSAALRGEISGRSLWQQEQLDNRLGVTRGSLKSGRGVG; the protein is encoded by the coding sequence ATGAGAATTCCGGAATTGCTGGCCCCTGCGGGTAATTGGCAGGCCCTGCGCGCCGCGGTAGCAAATGGCGCCGATGCCGTTTATTTCGGTGTGGAGGTATTTAACGCCCGTATGCGGGCGGCTAATTTTCAACGGGAGGAGTTGCCTGAGCTGATGCACTGGCTACATCGGCGGGGGGTGAAGGGATTTCTCACCGTAAATGTGCTCGTATTCAGTGATGAGCTGGTTGAGGCGGCAGTGCTGATCAGGGCTGCCGCTGCGGCCCATGTCGATGCCCTGATTGTTCAAGACGTTGGCCTGGCCCGGCTGGCTCGCAAGCTGGCGCCCGAACTGGCTGTACACGGATCCACTCAGATGTCGATCACCAGCGCCGCAGGCGTTGCCATGGCTGCGGCGCTTGGTTGTGAACGGGTCGTGCTTGCCCGTGAGCTGACGCTCACCGACTTGGACCGCTTGCAACGTCAGCTGCAACAGCGCCAGTTGGCCATGCCCCTAGAAGTGTTTGTGCATGGAGCCCTTTGCGTTGCCTATTCGGGCCAGTGCCTCACCAGCGAAGCCTTGGGCCAGCGCAGTGCCAACCGGGGCGAGTGTGCCCAGGCTTGCCGCTTGCCCTACCAGCTGATTGTTGACGGCGAAGAACGGGATCTTCAAGACCAGCGCTACCTGCTCTCACCCCAGGATCTCTCCGCCTGGGAGCTTTTGCCCCAGCTCGAGCAGATCGGCATCGCCAGCCTCAAGATCGAGGGGCGTCTTAAGGAAGCCACCTACGTGGCGGCCGTTACCGATGCCTACCGCCAAGGACTCGATCGTTTAGCCGAGGGTCTACCCAGCGCACCCCAGTCAGCTGAGCAGAGGCGCTCCCTGGAGTTGAGCTTCTCGCGGGGGCTTTCCACAGGCTGGTTGGGGGGCCTCGACCACCAGGCTCTCGTGCACGGCCGCTGGAGCAAGAAGCGGGGCCCGCAGGTTGGTGTACTCGAGCGCTGCAGTGCCGGCGGTTGGTGGATCATCCAGACGCAGGCGGCTCTGAAGCCAGGCGATGGTCTGGTGTTTGAGGCCCCTGGATCTGGACCATTCGAGCCACCCGCGGAGGTTGGCGGCCGGCTGATGGCTGTGCAGCAGCGCCCGATGGGCCGGCTGGCCGTACGGCTTGGCCCTGGCCGGATCGAAAACCGCGGGTTGTCAGCGGGTAGCCCCTGCTGGCTCACCAGCGATCCCGCACTTGAAAGTCAATGGCAGCGCATGGCCGGCCAGGCAACACCGGAGTGCACTCGAGGCTTAAGGCTTCGCCTGCAAGGACGGCTTGGCGAGCCCTTGGAGCTGCGGGTTGAGTGGGCAGAGGGACTAGATCCAGCAGCAATTGTGCAAATAAAGTTGCGCTCCGCCTCGGCCCTGCAGGGCGCCAGCGAGCAACCCTTAGACAAACCCAGACTTCAAACCCAACTGGGGCGCCTTGGCGGCACCTGCTGGAGGTTGGAGCAGCTGGAGCTTGCGCTCGAGGGAGCGCTGTTTCTGCCGCTAGCCCAGCTCAACAAGTTGCGCCGCGACCTAGTTGAGGCGCTGGCCGCAATTGAGCCTGGCCCCAGCTGCTATCAGGCCCCTTTGGCAGGGGATACGGCTGATTTCTCAGAGCTATTGCAGAGTCTTTCCAGCCCTGGTTCGGACAGGGCTGAGAATTCTGACCCGCAATTGGTTGTGCTGGTGCGCAGCCTTGAGCAGTTGAAAGCCCTGCGCGATCAACCAGTAGCGTCAGTAATCGCTGACCTTGATCAGCCGGCCGAGCTGCGCGAGGCCGTGGCAATCGGCCGTGGCTGCTGGCCTGGAGGCATCTGGCTGGCTGGGGCTCGCATCACACGGCCTGATGAGCGCTGGACCCTGGAGCCCCTAGTGCGGGCGGCCCCCGATGGCTACCTGGTTCGCAATGCCGACCAGCTTGAGGTGCTCACACCCCTTGCTCCATGCTGCGGCGATTTTTCCTTGAATATCGCTAATCCAGTTACCGCCGCGTGGTTTCTGGACCATTGGAAGCTGCAGCGAATCACCGCCAGCTACGACCTCGACCTCCAGCAGATGCTGGCCCTGCTGCGGGGCTGCCCCCCCGGCCAGGTTGAGGTAACGGCCCACCAGCACATGCCCCTGTTCCACATGGAGCACTGCCTCTTTTGCGCCTTCCTATCCGACGGACACGACCACACCGACTGCGGCCGACCTTGCGAAAAGCACAAGGTGCTGCTGCGTGATCGCAGCGGCAGTGAGCACCCTCTAAAGGCCGATCTTGGCTGCCGTAACACCTTGTTTAATGGCCGAGCTCAGACAGCGGCTGAGGCCCTGCCCCAGTTGATGCGTGCTGGGGTGCGGCAGTTCCGAATTGAGTTGTTGCAGGAATCAGCGGCCGAGAGCCAGCATCGGGTACAGCAATATTCAGCGGCCCTGCGTGGTGAGATCAGCGGACGCAGCCTCTGGCAGCAGGAACAGCTGGACAACCGTCTTGGCGTGACCCGCGGCAGCCTCAAAAGCGGCAGGGGTGTGGGATAG
- a CDS encoding M15 family metallopeptidase produces MGDIPVARRTSPPSAKTNRWLLGVSVGTGSLLITLALVLVWRPGPLQRLLAPPPVKGLNARTGLDGRLLGHFPYGELAATKRVAVAPGLSLHRDAATALLAMQRDAASSGVELVVLSAFRSHTLQKELFFDVKSDRNQSARERAMVSAPPGFSEHSTGFAIDLGDGLAPDTNLSPSFDQTPAYAWLQANAARYHFTLSFPRGNAQGVSYEPWHWRFEGSAEALQLFEPAQRLAR; encoded by the coding sequence ATGGGGGACATTCCTGTCGCCCGCCGCACCAGCCCCCCTTCAGCCAAGACGAACCGCTGGCTACTGGGAGTCAGCGTGGGCACAGGCTCGCTTTTGATCACCCTTGCCCTAGTTCTGGTTTGGCGCCCAGGGCCGCTGCAGCGCCTATTGGCCCCACCGCCAGTTAAGGGATTAAACGCCCGCACGGGCCTTGATGGACGCCTGCTCGGCCATTTCCCCTACGGCGAGCTGGCCGCTACCAAACGGGTGGCGGTTGCCCCTGGGCTAAGCCTGCATCGCGATGCGGCAACAGCTCTTCTGGCCATGCAGCGTGATGCCGCCAGTAGCGGGGTCGAGCTAGTGGTGCTGAGCGCCTTCCGATCCCATACGCTGCAAAAAGAACTCTTTTTTGATGTGAAATCGGATCGCAATCAAAGCGCTCGAGAGAGAGCGATGGTTAGCGCCCCGCCTGGGTTTTCTGAGCACAGCACCGGCTTCGCCATAGATCTCGGCGATGGCCTGGCACCTGATACGAACCTCTCACCAAGCTTCGATCAAACCCCAGCCTATGCCTGGCTACAGGCCAATGCTGCCCGCTATCACTTCACCCTCTCCTTCCCCCGAGGCAATGCCCAGGGGGTGAGTTACGAGCCCTGGCATTGGCGATTTGAGGGCAGCGCCGAGGCGCTGCAGTTATTTGAGCCCGCCCAGCGGTTGGCGCGCTGA
- the chlP gene encoding geranylgeranyl reductase has translation MLRVAIVGGGPSGSCAAEVLAKAGIQTWIFERKLDNAKPCGGAIPLCMVEEFDLPESIIDRKVRNMKMISPSNREVDINLENENEYIGMCRREVMDAFLRNRSAELGAQLVNGLVTKIDTGDKRQGPYTLTYSDYAAGEATGVTKTLEVDLIVGADGANSRVAKAMDAGDYNVAIAFQERIRLPAEEMKYYENLAEMYVGTDVSPDFYAWVFPKYDHVAVGTGTMQQNQGLIKGLQEGIRERAKKRLVNGEVIKVEAHPIPEHPRPRRVVGRMALVGDAAGYVTKSSGEGIYFAAKSGRMCAEQIVESSAGGSKVPTEADLKKYLKKWDRQYGATYKVLEILQNIFYRNDAAREAFVEMCDDKDVQRLTFDSYLYKRVVMMNPWQQLKLTLLTLGSVLRGNALAPQSYKPVNSAVRGEAEVNAMLAVSSIKGGIKVGVKSRKTETSTANKSEPEQDREPALAGKD, from the coding sequence ATGTTGCGAGTCGCGATTGTGGGTGGCGGCCCCAGTGGATCCTGTGCAGCTGAGGTGCTTGCCAAGGCCGGTATTCAAACCTGGATTTTTGAGCGCAAGCTCGACAACGCCAAGCCTTGCGGCGGCGCCATTCCGCTTTGCATGGTGGAAGAATTCGACCTGCCTGAGTCGATCATCGACCGCAAGGTGCGCAATATGAAGATGATCTCCCCCTCAAATAGAGAGGTAGATATTAATTTAGAGAATGAAAACGAATACATTGGTATGTGCCGTAGGGAGGTTATGGACGCCTTTCTCCGCAACCGATCTGCTGAATTAGGTGCCCAGCTCGTGAACGGCTTGGTTACCAAAATCGATACAGGTGACAAGCGACAGGGACCCTATACCCTTACCTACTCCGATTATGCCGCTGGAGAAGCAACTGGAGTAACGAAGACTCTAGAAGTTGATTTGATTGTGGGAGCTGATGGAGCCAATAGTCGAGTAGCCAAGGCCATGGATGCCGGTGACTACAACGTGGCAATCGCTTTCCAGGAGCGCATCAGACTGCCTGCCGAGGAGATGAAGTACTACGAAAACTTGGCTGAGATGTATGTGGGTACTGATGTATCTCCAGACTTTTATGCCTGGGTATTCCCCAAGTACGACCACGTGGCGGTTGGTACTGGAACCATGCAACAAAACCAAGGGCTGATCAAGGGACTTCAGGAGGGCATCCGAGAACGAGCCAAAAAACGACTGGTCAACGGCGAAGTTATCAAGGTAGAAGCCCATCCGATTCCGGAGCATCCCCGCCCCCGTCGGGTGGTTGGCCGCATGGCTTTAGTTGGTGATGCTGCTGGCTATGTCACCAAGAGCTCTGGCGAGGGCATTTATTTCGCAGCCAAGAGCGGTCGCATGTGTGCCGAGCAGATTGTGGAGTCCAGTGCTGGAGGTAGCAAGGTTCCTACCGAGGCAGATCTTAAAAAATATCTGAAGAAGTGGGATCGCCAATACGGCGCTACCTATAAGGTTCTTGAGATACTCCAAAATATTTTTTACCGAAACGATGCTGCTCGTGAAGCATTTGTCGAGATGTGCGACGACAAGGACGTACAACGCCTCACCTTCGACAGTTATCTCTACAAGCGTGTGGTGATGATGAATCCGTGGCAGCAGTTGAAGCTGACCCTGCTTACCCTAGGTTCGGTACTTAGGGGCAATGCCCTCGCTCCCCAGAGTTACAAGCCTGTCAATAGCGCCGTGAGAGGAGAGGCTGAAGTTAATGCAATGCTGGCTGTTAGTAGCATCAAAGGTGGTATCAAGGTGGGGGTAAAATCACGCAAAACCGAAACCTCGACTGCAAACAAATCAGAGCCTGAACAGGATCGCGAACCGGCCCTAGCCGGAAAGGATTAA
- a CDS encoding fatty acid desaturase — MSLLPLPPAFLSPVSPRRRDFQLEAFRQGDDRIASWQLINTLVPTALLWASVPALDAAGGGLRLLLLPVLLLLVLFSARSFALMHDCGHESLFKTRWINRPVGFLLGCLNAIPQHPWSRGHAFHHKHNGNWERYRGPSAVLTLSDYLALSPRQRWFYGLSRHPLMLFPGGCYYLLIRPRIVLVLGVSEWLASMASHLGQKGLIGLTELPALSRNFRSSHWYTSSECIDIFANNLVVLTSWWLMGSWLGHGLFWSCYLLVMTLSAALFLCIFFVQHNFADSYASSNEGWDYQRGALEGSSNLVMPAILNWFWADISFHSIHHLCERIPNYRLRACHEANAALLIGCPKLSLKDFPSSFRYVLWDSEAKKLLTLAEANMSAENTKFK, encoded by the coding sequence TTGAGCTTGCTTCCGTTGCCGCCGGCCTTCTTGTCGCCCGTTTCACCGCGGCGCCGAGATTTTCAGCTCGAGGCCTTCCGCCAAGGCGATGACCGCATCGCCAGCTGGCAGTTAATCAATACTCTCGTGCCGACAGCCCTGCTTTGGGCATCAGTGCCGGCGCTCGATGCCGCCGGCGGAGGCCTACGGCTACTGCTGCTGCCAGTGCTGCTGCTACTAGTCCTTTTTTCGGCGCGCTCATTCGCGCTAATGCACGATTGCGGCCACGAATCGCTCTTCAAAACTCGCTGGATAAACAGGCCAGTTGGTTTTCTCCTGGGCTGCCTAAATGCAATCCCCCAACACCCCTGGTCCCGCGGCCACGCCTTCCACCACAAACACAACGGCAACTGGGAGCGCTATCGGGGCCCCTCTGCGGTGCTGACCCTGAGCGACTACTTGGCCCTGTCTCCACGGCAACGCTGGTTTTATGGACTTAGTCGCCACCCTCTGATGCTCTTTCCAGGAGGTTGCTACTACCTTCTGATTCGGCCAAGGATTGTGCTGGTACTGGGTGTATCTGAGTGGTTGGCCTCTATGGCATCCCACCTGGGCCAAAAGGGACTAATAGGCCTTACCGAGCTGCCAGCATTGAGCCGTAATTTTCGCTCCAGTCATTGGTATACATCATCTGAGTGTATAGATATTTTTGCTAATAATTTGGTTGTACTCACTAGCTGGTGGCTGATGGGATCGTGGCTTGGCCACGGCCTGTTTTGGAGCTGCTACCTACTTGTGATGACTTTATCGGCAGCATTGTTTCTCTGCATCTTTTTTGTTCAACACAATTTTGCGGATTCCTACGCAAGTAGTAACGAAGGGTGGGATTATCAGCGTGGCGCCCTAGAGGGTAGTAGCAATTTGGTAATGCCGGCAATCCTAAATTGGTTTTGGGCAGACATCTCCTTCCACAGTATTCATCACCTCTGCGAAAGAATTCCTAATTACCGCTTGCGGGCCTGCCACGAAGCCAATGCAGCGCTACTGATCGGATGTCCGAAATTAAGCCTTAAAGATTTCCCCAGCAGCTTTAGATACGTTCTGTGGGATTCAGAGGCAAAAAAATTGCTCACATTGGCAGAGGCCAATATGAGCGCTGAAAATACCAAATTCAAGTAG
- the glyS gene encoding glycine--tRNA ligase subunit beta yields MSTFLLEIGTEELPADFARLALPQLEQLVRRDLATLRLSHERIYCTSTPRRLVLSVNGLPHRQPDLEEERKGPPQAQALKDGQPTAAALGFAKRCGVAPEALEIRDTAKGPFLFARCLEPGQPTTDVVATQVPLWIEALQGRRFMRWGEGESRFSRPVRWLVALLDAELVPVSLAGSDPVVTAGRESRGHRLHQASVTIPNAEAYADLLAAAGVEVDRDRRGAVIRNAVEAAASTHNADADLPEMLFQELIDLVESPTLLQGQFEEHYLDLPAEVLSTVMRSHQRYVPLFTKGHNLDPLALAARGSLLPRFLCVSNALPEAAASVARGNERVLKARLADAEFFVRADRNVASIDRRSQLERVTFAEGLGSLLNRTERLEWCTDVLLEQLELSSSCGSYARRAAHLCKHDLVSQMVGEFPELQGAMGGKYLVAEGEPHQVGLAVLEHYLPRGAGDALPTSEAGAVVALAERLELLLSIYAKGERPTGSSDPYALRRAGQGLLQILWEKGWRLDLLALLQRSCQHWAELLPHYAVDAEKLTAELADFLRQRLVSLLEEGGIDVDLVQAVAGHKSDQARVLSDPEDARLRVALLMELRSSGQLAAVQAVVTRAARLANQADLPSSVLSAAAVVDPDLFEKSSEAAMLAVLNKLEPIATSRAHDRYRNLASGLSAGAPALAAFFDGEQSVMVMAEDGAVRSNRLHLLGVLRNQASVLADFSRIVG; encoded by the coding sequence GTGTCGACTTTTTTGCTCGAAATCGGCACTGAGGAACTTCCGGCCGATTTTGCGCGGCTAGCCCTGCCCCAGCTGGAGCAGCTGGTGCGACGCGATCTGGCCACCTTGAGGCTCAGTCACGAGCGCATTTACTGCACAAGTACGCCCCGCCGGTTGGTGCTCAGCGTGAATGGGCTGCCGCATCGCCAGCCAGATCTGGAGGAGGAGCGTAAGGGGCCTCCCCAGGCCCAAGCCCTCAAGGATGGCCAACCAACTGCTGCAGCCCTTGGCTTTGCCAAACGCTGTGGCGTTGCCCCCGAGGCCCTGGAAATTCGTGACACGGCTAAGGGGCCATTTTTGTTTGCCCGCTGCCTCGAACCAGGCCAGCCCACCACCGATGTGGTGGCAACCCAGGTTCCCCTTTGGATTGAGGCCCTGCAGGGACGCCGCTTCATGCGCTGGGGGGAGGGGGAGAGTCGCTTCTCTAGGCCAGTGCGGTGGCTTGTGGCCCTGCTCGATGCCGAGCTGGTGCCCGTAAGCCTTGCTGGCAGTGATCCGGTCGTCACGGCTGGCAGGGAGAGCCGGGGCCATCGCCTGCATCAGGCCAGCGTGACCATCCCTAACGCCGAGGCCTACGCCGATCTGCTGGCCGCCGCCGGGGTGGAGGTTGATCGCGATCGCCGTGGAGCCGTAATTCGCAACGCCGTTGAAGCTGCAGCCTCAACACATAACGCCGATGCCGATCTGCCGGAGATGCTCTTCCAGGAACTGATTGACCTGGTCGAATCGCCAACCCTGCTGCAGGGCCAATTCGAGGAGCATTACTTAGACCTACCGGCCGAGGTGCTCAGCACCGTGATGCGCTCGCACCAACGCTATGTGCCTCTTTTTACAAAGGGCCATAACCTTGATCCCCTAGCCCTTGCTGCCCGAGGCAGCTTGCTGCCACGCTTTTTGTGCGTCAGCAACGCCCTGCCCGAAGCCGCTGCCAGCGTGGCGCGTGGCAACGAGCGGGTGCTGAAGGCTCGACTCGCCGACGCTGAATTCTTTGTACGGGCTGACCGCAATGTGGCCAGTATTGATCGCAGGTCTCAGCTAGAGCGGGTCACCTTCGCTGAGGGCTTGGGATCCCTGCTCAATCGCACTGAGCGGCTCGAATGGTGCACAGACGTCCTACTTGAGCAGCTCGAGCTTTCCTCCAGCTGTGGCAGCTATGCCCGTCGGGCGGCCCATCTCTGCAAACACGACCTTGTTAGCCAGATGGTGGGTGAATTCCCAGAGCTACAGGGCGCTATGGGGGGCAAATATTTGGTGGCAGAGGGAGAGCCCCATCAGGTAGGCCTGGCTGTGCTGGAGCACTACTTGCCCCGTGGCGCCGGCGACGCCCTCCCCACCTCCGAGGCAGGAGCTGTTGTCGCCCTGGCTGAGCGCCTGGAGTTGCTCTTAAGCATCTACGCCAAGGGCGAACGTCCCACCGGCTCATCCGATCCCTACGCCCTGCGCCGCGCGGGTCAAGGCCTCCTGCAGATTTTGTGGGAGAAGGGCTGGCGCTTGGATCTGCTCGCCCTTTTGCAGCGCTCATGCCAGCACTGGGCTGAGCTGCTCCCTCACTACGCCGTTGATGCGGAAAAATTAACCGCTGAGCTCGCCGACTTCCTACGCCAGCGCCTGGTCAGCCTGCTTGAGGAAGGCGGAATAGATGTCGACCTAGTGCAAGCGGTGGCTGGCCATAAAAGCGATCAAGCGCGGGTGCTGTCCGATCCAGAGGATGCCCGGCTACGAGTTGCCCTGCTTATGGAGCTGCGCAGCTCTGGCCAGTTGGCAGCGGTGCAGGCGGTAGTTACACGGGCGGCGCGGCTGGCAAACCAGGCCGATCTGCCCAGCAGCGTGCTCAGTGCCGCGGCAGTAGTCGATCCGGATCTGTTCGAAAAAAGTAGTGAGGCAGCCATGTTGGCCGTGCTCAATAAGCTTGAGCCCATCGCCACCAGTAGGGCCCATGATCGCTATCGCAACTTGGCTAGCGGGCTTTCGGCTGGTGCCCCAGCCTTGGCGGCATTCTTTGACGGCGAGCAAAGCGTGATGGTGATGGCTGAAGATGGAGCGGTACGCAGCAACCGTCTCCATTTGCTGGGGGTGCTGCGCAATCAGGCTTCCGTATTGGCTGACTTCAGTCGCATCGTGGGATGA
- the sir gene encoding sulfite reductase, ferredoxin dependent, which produces MPEVKPAASKFEQLKASSGHLKEPLLTELGNDSLNFTEGAVQILKFHGSYQQDNRENRRKGAEKDWQMMLRLRNPGGRVPGPLFLAIDELADRLGNGSLRVTTRQAFQMHGVRKENLKEVIGTIVRELGSTLAACGDINRNVMAPAAPYDKGAYPAARKLADDIADLLAPQAAEGSYLDLWVDGELSYRIKPSTAVAKIKALQQEGAVYSGDAAEPLYGDTYLPRKFKVAVTVPGDNSVDLLTQDIGLVLFCDPQGSPLGCNVYVGGGMGRTHNKEETFARTADRLGYVAYGHVLELLQAIVALQRDHGDREQRRHARMKYLIHDRGVDWFRQELQERYFAHPIKGMRLEPKTKLEDYLGWHRQSRGLWFVGLPVLCGRLSGELKSGLRRLVDTYKLEVRLTPNQDLLLCNIGTAQRSTIRAALAELGINAPEAPAPLQRHALACPALPLCGLAVTEAERILPSVLERLEAQLQRLEISRSVLVRITGCPNGCARPYMAEIGLVGSGVDQYQLWLGGTPNLSRIAEPYLEKMPLEDLETTLEPLLKAWQCAGGRRSFGDFVVKSGRDTVQKLLEAGAG; this is translated from the coding sequence ATGCCCGAAGTCAAGCCGGCCGCCTCCAAATTTGAGCAGCTCAAGGCCAGTAGTGGCCACCTCAAAGAGCCATTGCTGACGGAGCTCGGCAACGACTCCCTCAATTTCACGGAAGGTGCTGTCCAGATCCTGAAGTTTCACGGCAGCTACCAGCAGGACAACCGCGAAAACCGGCGCAAGGGCGCTGAGAAGGATTGGCAGATGATGCTGCGGTTGCGCAATCCCGGTGGGCGGGTCCCGGGGCCCCTCTTTCTGGCCATAGACGAGCTTGCCGACCGGCTTGGTAACGGCAGCCTGAGGGTCACCACTCGCCAGGCATTTCAAATGCATGGCGTCCGAAAGGAGAACCTCAAAGAGGTAATCGGCACGATCGTGCGCGAGCTGGGCTCGACCCTGGCGGCCTGTGGCGACATCAACCGCAATGTGATGGCGCCGGCAGCACCCTATGACAAGGGGGCATACCCCGCTGCGCGCAAGCTTGCCGACGACATCGCTGATTTGCTCGCCCCCCAGGCGGCTGAGGGGTCCTACCTCGACCTCTGGGTTGATGGTGAGCTCAGCTACAGGATCAAGCCCAGCACTGCGGTAGCCAAAATCAAGGCACTGCAGCAGGAGGGTGCAGTATATAGCGGTGATGCGGCCGAACCGCTCTATGGCGACACCTACCTGCCCCGAAAATTCAAGGTTGCCGTCACCGTTCCCGGCGACAACTCGGTAGACCTGCTGACCCAGGACATCGGCTTGGTGCTGTTCTGTGACCCCCAAGGCAGCCCTCTGGGCTGCAACGTTTACGTAGGTGGTGGCATGGGCCGCACCCACAACAAGGAGGAGACCTTCGCTCGTACAGCGGACCGCCTCGGTTATGTGGCCTATGGGCACGTGCTTGAACTGCTGCAGGCGATCGTGGCCCTACAGCGGGACCATGGCGACCGGGAGCAAAGGCGCCATGCCCGCATGAAGTATTTAATCCACGACCGGGGCGTCGATTGGTTCCGTCAGGAGCTTCAGGAGCGCTACTTCGCCCACCCGATCAAAGGGATGCGGCTAGAGCCAAAAACCAAGCTCGAGGATTACCTCGGCTGGCATCGCCAGAGCCGTGGCCTTTGGTTTGTGGGCCTACCAGTGCTGTGCGGACGCCTATCCGGTGAGCTCAAGAGTGGTTTACGTCGACTGGTCGACACCTACAAGCTCGAGGTGCGACTCACCCCCAACCAGGATCTGCTGCTCTGCAACATCGGCACCGCCCAGCGCTCCACCATCCGCGCTGCCCTGGCTGAGCTTGGCATCAATGCACCGGAAGCACCTGCCCCACTGCAGCGCCACGCCCTGGCCTGTCCGGCACTGCCCCTATGTGGTCTCGCTGTTACGGAAGCTGAGCGCATCCTGCCAAGCGTGCTGGAGCGGCTGGAAGCCCAACTGCAGCGCCTGGAGATTTCCCGATCGGTGCTAGTGCGCATCACCGGCTGCCCCAATGGCTGCGCCCGCCCCTACATGGCCGAGATCGGCCTGGTTGGCAGTGGTGTTGACCAATATCAGCTGTGGCTTGGGGGCACCCCCAACCTCAGCCGAATAGCGGAGCCCTATCTCGAGAAGATGCCGCTGGAGGATCTTGAAACCACCCTTGAACCGCTGCTGAAGGCCTGGCAGTGCGCCGGCGGCCGCCGCAGCTTTGGCGATTTTGTGGTCAAGAGTGGCCGTGACACCGTGCAGAAATTACTGGAAGCAGGGGCTGGCTGA
- a CDS encoding M15 family metallopeptidase codes for MRPWNSIPIAEVDEPLQEIPMALLRLEPHPYATLGAPYGPAASPFRLRQGVISRLLQAQQALQKQQPGWSLAIFDAWRPVAVQRFMVRHSLVTECGRIGINPDHPSPERDRAEAAVGRFWAPPSDDPATPPPHSTGAAVDLTLADAGGQALAMGGEIDAIGRISEPLFHQAAALADSCSPAATWHQRRQLLARVMAGAGFEQHPNEWWHFSWGDQLWAWRSGAREACYGRVGDSASSLLS; via the coding sequence TTGCGCCCCTGGAACTCCATTCCGATTGCTGAGGTTGATGAGCCGCTGCAGGAAATTCCAATGGCCTTGCTGCGGCTCGAACCCCATCCCTACGCAACCCTGGGAGCGCCCTATGGGCCTGCTGCATCGCCATTTCGGTTGCGGCAGGGGGTGATCTCCCGCCTGCTGCAAGCCCAGCAAGCGCTGCAGAAGCAGCAGCCTGGCTGGAGCTTGGCGATTTTTGATGCCTGGAGGCCTGTTGCCGTTCAGCGCTTCATGGTGCGCCACTCCCTAGTAACTGAGTGTGGTCGAATCGGCATCAACCCCGACCATCCCTCCCCAGAGCGAGATCGGGCAGAGGCCGCCGTGGGCCGCTTCTGGGCTCCTCCCAGCGATGATCCGGCCACCCCACCACCCCACAGCACCGGAGCTGCCGTGGATCTCACCCTGGCCGATGCTGGCGGCCAGGCCCTGGCGATGGGGGGAGAGATCGATGCAATTGGCAGGATTTCCGAGCCCTTATTTCATCAAGCCGCCGCCTTGGCTGATTCCTGCAGCCCTGCCGCTACCTGGCACCAGCGCCGCCAATTGCTGGCCAGGGTGATGGCTGGGGCCGGATTTGAGCAGCACCCCAACGAGTGGTGGCACTTCAGCTGGGGGGATCAGCTCTGGGCCTGGCGTAGCGGCGCCAGGGAGGCCTGTTATGGACGGGTAGGGGATTCGGCCAGTTCCCTGCTTAGTTGA